In a genomic window of Streptomyces sp. NBC_01231:
- a CDS encoding alkaline phosphatase D family protein, which yields MTSRYRSSESAGSANSLSPRRRTVVKAAAASAVLAGPLVAALPARAAADTPAFLHGVASGDPLPDGVLLWTRVTPTAEAIPGSGLGPDTPVDWIIAGDKALTTVVAKGSVIATAASDHTVKADVRGLAPATDYWFRFSAGGTDSPVARTRTAPAADAAVAGLRFGVVSCANWEAGYFSSYRHLAARGDLDAWLHLGDYIYEYGTGEYGTRDTVVRPHAPSHEILTLADYRVRHGRYKTDADLQALHSTAPVIAIWDDHEFANDAWSGGAENHTEGAEGAWSARQAAAKQAYFEWMPVRTAVAGTTYRRLRFGRLADLSLLDLRSFRSQQVGVGDGSVDDPDRTITGRAQLDWLKAGLKASDATWRLVGNSVMISPFAIGSLSADLLKPLAELLGLPREGLGLITDQWDGYTDDRRELLAHLRSNAIGNTVFLTGDIHMAWANDVPVNAGTYPLSASAATEFVVTSVTSDNLDDLVKVPEGTVSAIASPIIRAANRHVHWVDTDRHGYGVLDITADRAQMDYYVLSDRTSPNATSSWARSYRTRTGTQKVERTYDPV from the coding sequence GTGACCAGTCGATACAGATCATCCGAGAGCGCCGGTTCAGCCAACTCCCTGTCCCCGCGCCGCCGTACGGTCGTCAAGGCCGCAGCCGCCTCCGCGGTGCTGGCCGGTCCGCTCGTCGCCGCCCTGCCCGCGCGGGCCGCCGCCGACACCCCAGCCTTCCTCCACGGTGTCGCCTCCGGGGACCCCCTTCCCGACGGCGTCCTGCTGTGGACCCGTGTGACGCCCACCGCCGAGGCCATACCCGGCTCCGGGCTCGGCCCGGACACTCCGGTCGACTGGATCATCGCCGGCGACAAGGCGCTGACCACCGTCGTCGCCAAGGGTTCGGTCATCGCCACCGCCGCCTCCGACCACACCGTGAAAGCCGACGTACGGGGCCTGGCGCCCGCGACGGACTACTGGTTCCGTTTCTCCGCCGGTGGCACCGACTCCCCCGTCGCCCGCACCCGCACCGCGCCCGCCGCCGACGCCGCCGTGGCGGGCCTCCGCTTCGGCGTGGTCTCCTGCGCCAACTGGGAGGCCGGCTACTTCTCGTCGTACCGCCATCTCGCGGCCCGCGGCGACCTGGACGCCTGGCTGCACCTGGGCGACTACATCTACGAGTACGGCACCGGCGAGTACGGCACACGCGACACCGTCGTACGGCCGCACGCCCCGTCCCACGAGATCCTCACGCTGGCCGACTACCGCGTCCGGCACGGCCGTTACAAGACCGACGCCGACCTCCAGGCGCTGCACAGCACCGCGCCCGTCATCGCGATCTGGGACGATCACGAGTTCGCCAACGACGCCTGGTCGGGCGGGGCCGAGAACCACACCGAGGGCGCCGAGGGCGCCTGGTCCGCCCGCCAGGCCGCCGCCAAGCAGGCCTACTTCGAGTGGATGCCGGTGCGCACGGCCGTCGCGGGCACCACCTACCGGCGGCTGCGCTTCGGCAGGCTCGCCGACCTGTCGCTGCTCGACCTGCGGTCCTTCCGTTCGCAGCAGGTCGGCGTCGGCGACGGCTCGGTCGACGACCCGGACCGTACGATCACCGGACGCGCCCAACTGGACTGGCTCAAGGCCGGATTGAAGGCGTCCGACGCCACCTGGCGGCTGGTCGGCAACTCGGTGATGATCTCGCCGTTCGCCATCGGCTCCCTCTCCGCCGACCTGCTCAAGCCGCTCGCCGAGCTGCTCGGCCTGCCCCGGGAAGGCCTCGGGCTCATCACCGACCAGTGGGACGGCTACACGGACGACCGCCGCGAACTGCTGGCCCACCTGCGCTCGAACGCGATCGGCAACACCGTCTTCCTGACCGGCGACATCCACATGGCGTGGGCCAACGACGTGCCGGTGAACGCCGGCACGTACCCGCTGTCAGCCTCGGCCGCCACGGAGTTCGTGGTCACCTCGGTGACCTCCGACAACCTCGACGACCTCGTGAAGGTCCCTGAGGGCACGGTCTCCGCGATCGCCTCGCCGATCATCCGCGCCGCCAACCGGCACGTCCACTGGGTCGACACCGACCGCCACGGCTACGGCGTCCTGGACATCACCGCGGACCGCGCGCAGATGGACTACTACGTCCTGTCCGACCGTACGAGCCCCAACGCGACCTCGTCCTGGGCTCGTTCGTACCGCACGCGCACCGGAACGCAGAAGGTCGAGCGCACCTACGACCCGGTGTAG
- a CDS encoding SH3 domain-containing protein produces the protein MATPQSVLTKTAVLGAALALAGLTASSAQAQETTAAAAPAYVNLTTANSTPVYSQPSSSSTRYRTEPRGTTLRIQCSTTKTPSGNMWFRIYDSQPTGWVWSGHFPSQVHPPKECFPG, from the coding sequence ATGGCCACCCCCCAAAGTGTCCTGACGAAGACCGCGGTGCTCGGCGCCGCCCTGGCCCTCGCCGGGCTCACCGCCTCATCCGCTCAGGCACAGGAAACCACCGCGGCAGCGGCACCGGCGTACGTCAACCTGACGACCGCCAACAGCACTCCCGTGTACTCCCAGCCCAGTTCCTCGTCGACGAGGTACCGCACGGAGCCGAGGGGCACGACCCTGCGGATCCAGTGCTCGACCACCAAGACCCCCTCGGGGAACATGTGGTTCAGGATCTACGACTCCCAGCCGACCGGCTGGGTGTGGTCCGGGCACTTCCCGTCGCAGGTGCACCCGCCCAAGGAGTGCTTCCCGGGCTAG
- a CDS encoding dienelactone hydrolase family protein, translated as MNIMLFHSTYGPRPAVAAAADRLRAAGHEVWTPDLFAGRTFDTVEEGMAFKDEIGKDELLKQAVLAAAPYSERALVYAGFSLGASIAQTLALGDDKARGLLLLHGTSDIAANATVDELPVQLHVAEPDPFETDDWLTAWYLQMRRTGADVEVYRYAGAGHLYTDPELPDYDEEAAEATWRVALGFLDSL; from the coding sequence ATGAACATCATGCTCTTCCATTCGACCTACGGTCCGAGACCTGCCGTGGCCGCGGCGGCGGACCGGTTGCGCGCCGCCGGGCACGAGGTGTGGACGCCGGACCTCTTCGCCGGGCGCACGTTCGACACCGTCGAGGAGGGCATGGCCTTCAAGGACGAGATCGGCAAGGACGAACTGCTCAAGCAGGCCGTACTGGCCGCCGCGCCCTACTCGGAGCGGGCGCTCGTGTACGCCGGTTTCTCGCTCGGCGCCTCCATCGCGCAGACGCTCGCGCTGGGCGACGACAAGGCCCGCGGTCTGCTTCTCCTGCACGGCACCTCGGACATCGCGGCGAACGCCACCGTGGACGAACTGCCCGTGCAGCTGCATGTGGCCGAGCCGGATCCCTTCGAGACCGACGACTGGCTGACCGCCTGGTATCTCCAGATGCGCAGAACCGGCGCCGATGTCGAGGTCTACCGATACGCCGGAGCCGGCCACCTGTACACCGACCCCGAGCTGCCGGACTACGACGAGGAGGCCGCCGAGGCCACCTGGCGGGTGGCGCTCGGCTTCCTCGACTCGCTGTAG
- a CDS encoding mechanosensitive ion channel family protein: MENVLRPLIVVGGSVLLTLIIGWATDLLLRKADGRHHETPMWGLLRRGRIPYQLVLCAALLRGSYDEAQLLERHEAAIGRALTLVLIGATAWLVIRITAAVVETTYSRYARAHRDPARVRRVRTQVTLIMRVVSAVVGVVAAAAMLLTFPAFRAAGASLLASAGILGIVAGVAAQSTLSNMFAGLQIAFGDMVRIGDTVVVDGEWGTVEEITLTFLTVRTWDERRITMPVSYFTSKPFENWSRGTPQMTGIVYWHLDHMAPMEAMREKLRDILRECPAWDGRAYGLDVTDTTPNTMQVRALVTAKDADDIWTVRVKVRESMIRWLSEEHPYALPRVNTADAAVPRNRSNGGPPLDGATPSRDGTNHRRLHEAPRTGPGR; encoded by the coding sequence ATGGAGAACGTACTCCGCCCACTGATCGTGGTCGGCGGCTCGGTCCTGCTCACGCTGATCATCGGCTGGGCCACCGACCTGCTGCTGCGCAAGGCCGACGGACGACATCACGAGACCCCGATGTGGGGTCTGCTGCGTCGTGGCCGCATCCCCTACCAGCTCGTCCTCTGCGCGGCCCTGCTGAGAGGGTCGTACGACGAGGCGCAGCTGCTGGAGCGGCACGAGGCCGCGATAGGGCGGGCGCTCACGCTGGTTCTCATCGGGGCCACCGCCTGGCTGGTGATCCGGATCACCGCCGCGGTCGTGGAGACGACCTACAGCCGCTACGCGCGCGCCCATCGCGACCCGGCCCGGGTCCGGCGCGTGCGGACCCAGGTGACGCTGATCATGCGCGTGGTCTCCGCTGTGGTCGGCGTGGTCGCGGCGGCGGCGATGCTGCTGACGTTCCCCGCGTTCCGCGCGGCCGGCGCCTCGCTGCTGGCCTCCGCCGGAATCCTCGGCATCGTCGCGGGTGTCGCCGCGCAGTCGACGCTCAGCAACATGTTCGCGGGGCTGCAGATCGCGTTCGGCGACATGGTGCGCATCGGTGACACGGTCGTGGTGGACGGCGAGTGGGGCACGGTCGAGGAGATCACGCTGACCTTCCTGACCGTGCGGACCTGGGACGAGCGGCGGATCACGATGCCCGTCTCGTACTTCACGTCCAAGCCGTTCGAGAACTGGTCGCGCGGGACCCCGCAGATGACCGGCATCGTGTACTGGCACCTGGACCACATGGCCCCCATGGAGGCTATGCGCGAGAAGCTGCGCGACATCCTGCGCGAGTGCCCGGCGTGGGACGGCCGCGCCTACGGCCTCGACGTCACGGACACCACCCCGAACACCATGCAGGTACGGGCCCTGGTGACCGCCAAGGACGCGGACGACATCTGGACGGTACGGGTCAAGGTCCGCGAAAGCATGATCCGCTGGCTCTCCGAGGAACACCCGTACGCCCTCCCCCGCGTCAACACGGCCGACGCGGCCGTTCCGCGCAACCGAAGCAACGGCGGGCCGCCCCTCGACGGAGCGACCCCCTCCCGGGACGGCACAAACCACCGCCGCCTTCACGAAGCACCACGAACCGGACCTGGTCGCTGA
- a CDS encoding Na+/H+ antiporter, which yields MDQLALLFVLLLGAVVSVPLGDRLGLPAPVLMTLFGIVLALLDFVPNVSIPPDLILPALLPSLLYAAVRRTSWRQFTANIRPILLLAVALVFVTTVTVAVVANTIVPGLPIAAAVALGALVAPPDPIAATAVAGQLGLPRRLVSILEGEGLFNDVTAIVLYNVAITAAVTGAFSPWKAGLDLVLSAVVAVAVGLALGWGANKLMDLLDDATLQIGLTLLVPYASYVLAEEFHGSGVLAVLTTALFLAEYATDADDVLTRLAGHTFWNIVDTLVTGVAFGLIGLELHNAIRTASGRWAEMLGWAAAVVGVVVFVRLLWLIPATWLTKRLHARRDYDEDIPTSWRETVVMWWSGMRGVASVALALAIPLKTDEGAPFPDRDEIVFIAFGVIMATLVLQGLTLPWLVKRLGVRADTDREKEFEKALAVRAAKAAKRRLREIEAVEELSEELSEQMVRRAFEIGVRISPDLGEEERREAHVQRVRRLKRVRRIQGEMLSAARHEVLAARNEPGADPEVVDRVLRHLDVRSLR from the coding sequence GTGGATCAGTTGGCCCTGTTGTTCGTGTTGTTGCTCGGGGCTGTGGTGAGCGTCCCGCTGGGGGACCGGCTCGGGTTGCCGGCGCCGGTGCTGATGACGCTCTTCGGGATCGTCCTCGCCCTGCTCGACTTCGTGCCGAACGTCAGCATCCCGCCGGATCTCATCCTGCCCGCGCTGCTGCCGTCGCTGCTGTACGCCGCCGTGCGGCGCACGTCCTGGCGGCAGTTCACGGCCAACATACGGCCCATCCTCCTGCTGGCCGTGGCGCTGGTCTTCGTCACCACGGTGACCGTGGCCGTCGTCGCGAATACGATCGTGCCCGGGCTGCCGATCGCCGCCGCCGTGGCGCTGGGCGCGCTGGTGGCACCGCCCGACCCGATCGCCGCGACCGCTGTCGCCGGGCAACTCGGGCTGCCACGCCGGTTGGTGTCCATTCTGGAGGGCGAGGGGCTCTTCAACGACGTCACGGCCATCGTGCTGTACAACGTGGCGATCACGGCGGCCGTGACCGGCGCGTTCTCGCCGTGGAAGGCCGGGCTCGACCTGGTGCTGTCCGCCGTCGTCGCGGTGGCGGTCGGGCTGGCGCTGGGCTGGGGCGCCAACAAGTTGATGGACCTGCTCGACGACGCCACCCTGCAGATCGGGCTCACGCTGCTGGTGCCGTACGCCTCGTACGTGCTGGCGGAGGAGTTTCACGGGTCCGGGGTGCTCGCCGTGCTCACGACCGCGTTGTTCCTCGCCGAGTACGCGACCGACGCCGACGATGTGCTGACCCGGCTGGCCGGGCACACCTTCTGGAACATCGTCGACACGCTGGTCACGGGCGTGGCGTTCGGGCTGATCGGGCTGGAGTTGCACAACGCGATCAGGACGGCGTCCGGGCGGTGGGCCGAGATGCTCGGGTGGGCGGCGGCGGTCGTGGGGGTGGTCGTGTTCGTGCGGCTGCTGTGGTTGATACCGGCGACCTGGCTGACCAAGCGGTTGCACGCGCGGCGCGACTACGACGAGGACATCCCGACGAGTTGGCGGGAGACCGTCGTCATGTGGTGGTCGGGGATGCGGGGGGTGGCCTCCGTGGCGTTGGCGCTGGCGATTCCGTTGAAGACGGACGAGGGTGCGCCGTTTCCGGACCGGGACGAGATCGTGTTCATCGCGTTCGGGGTGATCATGGCGACGCTGGTGCTTCAGGGGTTGACGTTGCCGTGGCTCGTGAAGCGGCTGGGAGTGCGGGCTGACACGGATCGGGAGAAGGAGTTCGAGAAGGCGTTGGCGGTTCGGGCGGCGAAGGCGGCGAAGCGCAGGCTCCGGGAGATCGAAGCGGTGGAGGAGCTGTCGGAGGAGTTGTCCGAGCAGATGGTGCGGCGTGCCTTCGAGATCGGGGTTCGGATCAGTCCCGACTTGGGGGAGGAGGAGCGGCGGGAGGCGCATGTGCAGCGGGTGCGCAGGCTCAAGCGGGTGCGGCGGATCCAGGGGGAGATGCTGAGTGCGGCGCGGCACGAGGTGTTGGCGGCGCGGAATGAACCCGGGGCGGATCCGGAAGTGGTGGACCGGGTCCTTCGGCATCTTGATGTGCGTAGCTTGAGGTGA
- a CDS encoding GNAT family N-acetyltransferase: MSSTSYALRVAEDLADREACFAVRKEVFVGEQGVPEDLEYDAYDADAVHVLAVREDGVPLGAGRLLHGEAAAATTDGDLSVGSLGRLAVTKAARGLGVGAALVGAIEEAARARGLTAVDLHAQTHATGFYERLGYVSYGPEFADAGIPHRAMRRVL; this comes from the coding sequence ATGAGCTCGACGTCGTACGCGCTGCGCGTCGCCGAGGACCTCGCGGACCGGGAGGCGTGCTTCGCGGTGCGCAAGGAGGTCTTCGTGGGTGAGCAGGGGGTCCCCGAGGACCTGGAGTACGACGCCTACGACGCCGACGCCGTGCATGTCCTGGCGGTCCGGGAGGACGGCGTACCGCTCGGCGCGGGGCGGCTGCTGCACGGCGAGGCGGCCGCGGCGACGACCGACGGAGATCTGTCCGTGGGGTCGCTGGGACGGCTCGCGGTGACGAAGGCCGCTCGTGGGCTCGGGGTCGGGGCGGCGCTCGTCGGGGCCATCGAGGAAGCGGCCCGCGCCCGTGGACTCACCGCTGTGGATCTGCACGCGCAGACGCACGCGACGGGGTTCTACGAACGGCTGGGATACGTGTCCTACGGCCCGGAGTTCGCGGACGCGGGGATCCCGCACCGGGCCATGCGCCGCGTTCTGTGA
- a CDS encoding RluA family pseudouridine synthase: MSTIPEIRALPVPDGLEGERVDAAISRMFGFSRTKAAELAAAGKVTVDGSVVGKSERVHGGAWLEVEMPQAPAPVQIVAEPVEGMEIVHDDDDVVVIVKPVGVAAHPSPGWTGTTVIGGLAAAGYRISTSGAAERQGIVHRLDVGTSGLMVVAKSEYAYTSLKRQFKERTVDKRYHALVQGHPDPTSCTIDAPIGRHPTHDYKWAVTAEGKPSVTHYDLIEAFRAASLLDVKLETGRTHQIRVHMAAHRHPCVGDLTYGADPTLAKRLGLTRQWLHAVRLGFEHPGDGQWVEFECGYPDDLQQALDQVREETYA, from the coding sequence GTGAGCACCATTCCCGAGATCCGAGCCCTGCCCGTTCCCGACGGCCTGGAGGGCGAGCGCGTCGACGCCGCCATCTCCCGCATGTTCGGCTTCTCCCGGACGAAGGCGGCCGAACTCGCCGCCGCGGGGAAGGTCACGGTCGACGGGTCGGTGGTCGGGAAGTCCGAGCGGGTGCACGGCGGGGCCTGGCTGGAGGTCGAGATGCCGCAGGCGCCCGCGCCCGTGCAGATCGTCGCCGAACCGGTCGAGGGCATGGAGATCGTGCACGACGACGACGACGTGGTCGTGATCGTCAAGCCGGTCGGTGTCGCCGCGCACCCCTCGCCGGGCTGGACCGGGACGACCGTGATCGGCGGGCTCGCCGCCGCCGGGTACCGCATCTCCACCTCGGGCGCCGCCGAGCGCCAGGGCATCGTGCATCGCCTGGACGTGGGCACCTCCGGCCTGATGGTCGTGGCCAAGTCGGAGTACGCGTACACCTCGCTCAAGCGCCAGTTCAAGGAGCGCACGGTCGACAAGCGTTACCACGCGCTCGTCCAGGGGCACCCCGACCCGACCAGCTGCACCATCGACGCGCCCATCGGCCGTCATCCGACCCACGACTACAAGTGGGCGGTCACCGCCGAAGGAAAACCGTCGGTCACGCACTACGACCTGATCGAGGCGTTCCGCGCCGCCTCCCTGCTCGACGTGAAGCTGGAGACCGGGCGCACCCACCAGATCCGCGTCCACATGGCCGCGCACCGCCATCCTTGCGTCGGTGACCTGACGTACGGCGCCGACCCCACGCTCGCCAAGCGACTGGGGCTGACCCGCCAGTGGCTGCACGCCGTCAGGCTCGGCTTCGAGCACCCCGGGGACGGTCAGTGGGTGGAGTTCGAGTGCGGCTACCCGGACGACCTGCAGCAGGCCCTGGACCAGGTTCGCGAGGAGACTTACGCATGA
- the lspA gene encoding signal peptidase II, whose product MAEAERIIGTPDSPEGAGAEPEQSSGSDSGADSGSAGQDAGARPRGKRRIAVLFAVAAFAYALDLMSKMIVVAKLEHHAPIEIVGDWLRFEAIRNAGAAFGFGEAFTVIFTMIAATVIVVIARLARKLYSLPWAIALGLLLGGALGNLTDRIFRSPGVFEGAVVDFIAPKHFAVFNLADSAIVCGGILIVLLSFRGLDPDGTVHKD is encoded by the coding sequence GTGGCAGAGGCGGAGCGGATCATCGGTACGCCGGATTCCCCGGAGGGGGCTGGGGCCGAGCCGGAGCAGTCGTCCGGTTCGGATTCCGGTGCGGATTCCGGTTCGGCGGGGCAGGACGCGGGCGCGCGACCCAGGGGCAAGCGGCGGATCGCCGTCCTGTTCGCGGTCGCGGCGTTCGCCTATGCCCTCGACCTGATGAGCAAGATGATCGTGGTCGCCAAGCTGGAGCACCACGCGCCGATCGAGATCGTCGGGGACTGGCTGCGGTTCGAGGCCATCCGCAACGCGGGCGCGGCCTTCGGTTTCGGCGAGGCCTTCACCGTGATCTTCACGATGATCGCGGCGACCGTGATCGTGGTCATCGCCCGGCTCGCCCGCAAGCTCTACAGCCTGCCCTGGGCGATCGCGCTCGGCCTGCTGCTCGGCGGCGCGCTCGGCAACCTCACCGACCGGATCTTCCGTTCGCCGGGCGTGTTCGAGGGCGCGGTCGTCGACTTCATCGCGCCCAAGCACTTCGCGGTCTTCAACCTCGCCGACTCGGCGATCGTGTGCGGCGGCATCCTGATCGTGCTGCTGTCCTTCAGGGGGCTCGACCCGGACGGCACCGTCCACAAGGACTGA
- a CDS encoding TraR/DksA C4-type zinc finger protein produces MAERPGGEEGEGGETAAGRKAAAGKAGAEGAGAREAEGDEAAVARRAVAKKAAAGQKTAAKKSAAGKGGSTESASTKGASTERAAGKASAGSASTKRASSGSAGAKGASKEGASAKGASKEGASAKGVAAEGSSVRGAATKRAATKSAQKKGAAKTTAARKSTSKKAGAAEAAEQTGATTVVAKKTPGTATAAQTAVPKARVRVAAAEPGELAVRPGEDPWTPEEVAEARAELQSEATRLSNEITTSEESLVGLMRDSGDGAGDDQADTGTKNITREHELALAANAREMLIQTERALGRLEAGTYGLCENCGNPIGKARMQAFSRATLCVECKQKQERRY; encoded by the coding sequence GTGGCGGAGAGACCAGGGGGCGAGGAGGGGGAGGGCGGCGAGACGGCGGCCGGGAGGAAGGCGGCGGCCGGGAAGGCGGGTGCCGAGGGCGCGGGCGCCCGGGAAGCAGAGGGGGACGAGGCGGCCGTGGCGAGGAGAGCCGTGGCCAAGAAGGCGGCGGCTGGGCAGAAGACGGCCGCGAAGAAGAGCGCTGCCGGGAAAGGCGGGTCCACGGAGAGCGCCTCGACGAAGGGCGCCTCGACGGAGAGGGCTGCGGGGAAGGCGTCTGCGGGGAGTGCGTCCACGAAACGCGCCTCTTCAGGGAGCGCGGGTGCGAAGGGTGCCTCCAAGGAGGGCGCTTCCGCGAAGGGTGCCTCCAAGGAGGGCGCTTCCGCGAAGGGTGTGGCTGCGGAGGGTTCCTCCGTGAGGGGTGCGGCTACGAAACGCGCTGCTACGAAGAGCGCCCAGAAGAAGGGCGCAGCCAAGACGACTGCGGCCAGGAAGAGCACGTCCAAGAAGGCGGGCGCGGCCGAGGCCGCGGAGCAGACGGGAGCCACGACCGTGGTTGCGAAGAAGACCCCTGGCACGGCCACGGCGGCGCAGACCGCCGTACCCAAGGCGCGCGTGCGCGTCGCCGCAGCGGAGCCCGGCGAGCTCGCGGTGCGCCCCGGCGAGGACCCCTGGACCCCGGAGGAGGTCGCGGAGGCACGCGCCGAGCTGCAGTCGGAGGCGACGAGGCTGAGCAACGAGATCACCACCTCCGAGGAGTCCCTCGTGGGCCTGATGCGGGACTCGGGGGACGGCGCCGGCGACGACCAGGCGGACACCGGCACGAAGAACATCACGCGCGAGCACGAGTTGGCACTCGCCGCCAACGCGCGCGAGATGCTCATCCAGACCGAGCGCGCCCTGGGACGGCTCGAGGCAGGCACCTACGGTCTGTGCGAGAACTGCGGCAACCCCATCGGCAAGGCACGGATGCAGGCGTTCTCGCGGGCCACCCTGTGCGTCGAGTGCAAGCAGAAGCAGGAACGCCGGTACTGA